A stretch of Lactuca sativa cultivar Salinas chromosome 6, Lsat_Salinas_v11, whole genome shotgun sequence DNA encodes these proteins:
- the LOC111880935 gene encoding transcription factor KUA1 — MTRRCSHCSNNGHNSRTCPNRGLKLFGVRITDGSIRKSASMGNLSHCNGSGSGAFFNGFSGGGGGTDLDSPGDTPDHNAAGDGYGSEDFVAGSSSSRERKKGVPWTEEEHRMFLLGLQKLGKGDWRGIARNYVITRTPTQVASHAQKFFIRQSNISRRKRRSSLFDIVADDFPSQPETQSVKNPLTIPTLEEEECESMDSANSTTADPQIDPTPTPATVSVNLEGGSGSQCLIPMMFPAYVSPIIPVAIPYWPGPSCQDQDSMAKTEAHEVLKPTAVHSKSPINVDDLLGMSKLTLGDGGGAPTSLKVGGLSRQSAFHASNPGARPSSKMDSNHSPIHAV; from the exons ATGACTAGGCGATGTTCTCATTGCAGCAACAATGGACACAACTCGCGAACTTGCCCTAATCGAGGTCTGAAGCTATTTGGGGTTCGGATTACAGATGGATCGATTCGGAAGAGTGCAAGTATGGGAAACTTGAGTCACTGTAACGGATCCGGAAGCGGCGCCTTCTTCAATGGATTTTCCGGTGGCGGCGGCGGCACCGACCTTGATTCGCCAGGAGATACCCCGGATCATAACGCCGCCGGTGACGGCTACGGCTCGGAGGATTTCGTTGCCGGCTCGTCTTCAAGCCGTGAAAGGAAAAAAG GCGTTCCATGGACGGAGGAAGAACATCGGATGTTCTTATTAGGTTTACAGAAGCTCGGAAAAGGGGATTGGCGAGGAATCGCGAGAAACTATGTGATTACACGAACACCAACTCAAGTCGCAAGTCATGCTCAGAAATTTTTCATCAGACAAAGCAATATCTCAAGAAGAAAACGACGATCCAGCCTTTTCGACATCGTCGCCGACGATTTCCCGTCGCAACCGGAGACTCAATCAGTCAAAAACCCATTAACCATCCCGActctagaagaagaagaatgcgAGTCGATGGATTCCGCTAACTCAACCACCGCAGATCCCCAAATCGACCCCACACCAACACCTGCAACTGTAAGTGTAAATCTCGAGGGTGGTTCTGGTTCACAGTGTTTGATTCCGATGATGTTTCCGGCGTACGTTTCTCCGATCATACCGGTTGCTATTCCGTACTGGCCTGGACCCTCTTGTCAAGATCAAGATTCCATGGCTAAGACTGAAGCTCATGAAGTTCTGAAGCCGACTGCTGTTCATTCAAAGAGTCCGATCAATGTTGATGATCTTCTTGGGATGTCGAAGCTGACAttaggtgatggtggtggtgctcCGACTTCACTGAAAGTTGGAGGGCTGAGCCGGCAGTCGGCGTTTCATGCAAGTAACCCTGGTGCTAGACCTTCTTCTAAAATGGATTCGAATCATAGTCCTATTCATGCGGTTTAG